GGCTGCCGCGGCGTCCGTGGAGGCGGCGCTGGGCTTCCCGCTCCCGTCCGGTCATGGGAGCACGACGGCGGGCGGCGGCTACACCGTCCTCTGGATCGGCCCCGACGAGTTCCTCGCGGTCGGTGACGAGAGCACGGCCGGCCTGGACCGCGGTCCGGCGGAGGCGGGACGGCTCGCCGCGACCCTCGGCGAGCCCGGCTCCCGGGTGCCGGGCGCCGTCGTCGACCTCTCGGCGAACCGCACCACCTTCGAACTGAGCGGTCCGAGCGCCCGCCTGGTCCTGGAGAAGGGCGTCTCCTTCGATCTGCACCCGCGGTCCTTCCGCGCAGGCCAGGCGATCGTGACCGTGCTGGACCATGTTCCGGTCCTGGTGTGGAAGACGGGCGAGGAGACGTTCAGGGTGCTGCCCCGGGCGTCGTTCGCCGATCATGTGGGCCGCTGGCTCGTGGATGCTATGCGCGAGTTCTCCGCGCCGGAGGTGCACTGAGATGACCGGACCGGAATTCGTCCTGACGCTCGACTGCGGCTGGTCCACGGGGATCGTGGCCGCGGTGTCCGGCTTCCTCGCGGAGCGGGGCTGCGACATCGAGGACATCAAGGAGTACGGCGACCGCCGCGGTGGGCACTTCTACATGCGGCTGCACTTCGAGGCGAAGCCCGGGGAGACGGCGGAGGCGCTGGCGGAGGACTTCGCCGCCGTCGCCGAACCGTTCGGCATGACCTGGACCCTGCGGCCCGCCGGAGAGAAGACCAAGGTGCTGCTGATGGTCTCCAAGTTCGGGCACTGCCTCAACGACCTGCTGTTCCGCGCCCGG
This portion of the Arthrobacter woluwensis genome encodes:
- a CDS encoding sarcosine oxidase subunit gamma encodes the protein MAEMISEATLADAASLRRSPAAQLAEAFAAAGVAGERGVALREIPFLTQLGLRAVPGSAAAASVEAALGFPLPSGHGSTTAGGGYTVLWIGPDEFLAVGDESTAGLDRGPAEAGRLAATLGEPGSRVPGAVVDLSANRTTFELSGPSARLVLEKGVSFDLHPRSFRAGQAIVTVLDHVPVLVWKTGEETFRVLPRASFADHVGRWLVDAMREFSAPEVH